The DNA window AAGCGCTACGTCGGTTTCGACGCGCGCACCAGCGCCACCCTTCGGAGTGTCGCGCCCCGCATCGCATCCGCGATTCCGGCGATCATCGACGACTTCTACGCCACGATCGAGGGTGATCCCGACGCCCGAGTCGCCATCACGGGCGGCAAGGAGCAGATTGCTCGGCTGAAACACAGTCTCGAGGCGTGGCTCCGCAGCTCCCTCGACGGACCTCACGACGCCACGTGGGTCGCCCGGCGCGAACGCATCGGTTTGGTCCATGTTCGGGTTGGGCTGCAGCAGCGCTTCATGCTCACCGCCATGGCCCGCATCCGCACCGGCCTGATCCAGGCGCTGCACGTGGTCGATCCCTCCCAGTCGGCGGCGCGCGCGGACGCGGAGCGGGCGCTCCATCAGCTGCTGGACGTCGAGCTCGCCGTGATGCTGGACGCCTACCACTCCTACCTATCGGAGGGCATTCGTAGCCACGAGCGCCTCGCGACAATCGGGCAACTGGCCGCGAGTGTGGGGCACGAACTGCGCAACCCGCTCGGGATCATCGAGTCGTCGCTCTACCTGGCGCAGCAACGGTTGAAGAAGCTCGACGTGGTCGACCCCCAGCTCGAAAAACATCATCACAAGATCCAGAAGCAGATCGGGCAGTGCAGCACCATCATCAAGAACCTGCTGGACCTCGCCCGAGACCGCCCTCCACGCCGCAAGGCGCAGCTTCTTCACCCACTGCTCTTGCGCGTTACGGAGGACCTGGCTCTCGACACCAAGCTCGTTTTCGACCTGGACGAAGACCTGCAAGTCGATGTGGACG is part of the Myxococcales bacterium genome and encodes:
- a CDS encoding HAMP domain-containing histidine kinase, translated to MDEATFAGIKRYVGFDARTSATLRSVAPRIASAIPAIIDDFYATIEGDPDARVAITGGKEQIARLKHSLEAWLRSSLDGPHDATWVARRERIGLVHVRVGLQQRFMLTAMARIRTGLIQALHVVDPSQSAARADAERALHQLLDVELAVMLDAYHSYLSEGIRSHERLATIGQLAASVGHELRNPLGIIESSLYLAQQRLKKLDVVDPQLEKHHHKIQKQIGQCSTIIKNLLDLARDRPPRRKAQLLHPLLLRVTEDLALDTKLVFDLDEDLQVDVDEDDFGHLMSNLIGNASEAMAGGGTVTVRAARRGAGTELTVTDEGPGVPSNIRDRIFDALFTTKARGTGLGLALCRRIVRAHSGELELISSGKGACFRLWFPDSPAEPASSPGS